A single region of the Gossypium arboreum isolate Shixiya-1 chromosome 12, ASM2569848v2, whole genome shotgun sequence genome encodes:
- the LOC108479895 gene encoding uncharacterized protein LOC108479895 isoform X3 yields MRSLRSLDRSFVFPGEQVHVLVCLSACNQETETITPFKVAEVMSKNGMQKGTEKQNGDMERETSSVAGGEEVSPNGAVISQNDENLEKEKIDPATDVSDSESFLRMEEQRRQTETLLKRFNNSHFFVRIAEWDEPLWSKKGASQIASDSYEIDSQQSIANEAKNTTKNISSWTAVIDRGNFDANVSSGVARDTVNCCSLSNGDIVVLLQVNVGVGFFRDPVIEILQFEKYLDRNLSENEDNGVYANHDPCGELLKWLLPVDNTLLSPRALSSHPLGSGIGSPSHRSTLSASSGSQLFSFSNFRSYSMSSLPQNFPPRGPAKAQSSKLSFDLDEVDHYSSQKILKSQRTGIEDILSFRGVSLERERFSVRCGLEGIHIPGRRWRRKLEIIKPVEIHSYSANCNTDDLLCVLIKNVSPAHIPDIVVYIDAITLVLEEASKGGPPASLPIACIEAGDGHCLPNLALRRGEEHSFILKPASSIWKDLKIYGGKSKSSTLKPCLKTSDKKGSTSNVQKYAIMVSCRCNYSKSRLFLKQPTNWRPRVLRDLMISVTCKMSGQYSRPNERITQLPVQVLTLQASNLTPEDLTMTVLAPASFTSPPSVVSLNSYPTAPLSPFIGFSDLEGKASSERHNNAVKRFSSMPTVSENQKQNGDARTRITSSNEQLTTISNFIPTSYWGYTHLWLQSRVPLGCVPAQSTATIKLELLPLIDGIITLDSLRIDVKEKGRTYIPEHSLKINATSSVSIAII; encoded by the exons GAAAGGCACTGAGAAACAAAATGGAGACATGGAGCGCGAGACAAGTTCAGTGGCTGGAGGAGAGGAAGTGAGTCCTAATGGTGCAGTAATAAGTCAGAATGATGAAAATTTGGAGAAAGAGAAGATTGATCCAGCAACAGATGTCTCTGATAGTGAATCATTTCTTAGAATGGAAGAGCAGAGAAGACAGACAGAAACACTATTGAAAAGGTTTAATAACTCTCATTTCTTTGTGAGGATTGCAGAGTGGGATGAGCCTTTGTGGTCAAAAAAAGGTGCTTCTCAGATAGCTTCTGATTCATATGAAATTGATAGTCAACAATCTATTGCAAATGAAGCCAAAAACACTACCAAGAATATATCTAGTTGGACTGCGGTTATTGATAGAGGAAACTTTGATGCTAATGTTTCTAGTGGAGTTGCTAGAGATACTGTTAACTGTTGCTCTCTTTCCAATGGAGATATAGTG GTACTTTTACAAGTAAATGTTGGCGTTGGTTTTTTCAGAGATCCTGTCATTGAAATTCTTCAGTTTGAGAAATATCTGGACAGAAACCTCTCTGAGAATGAGGACAATGGAGTTTATGCAAATCACGATCCATGTGGAGAACTGTTGAAATGGTTGCTTCCTGTGGATAACACTCTTCTTTCACCTCGTGCTTTATCTTCTCATCCTTTAGGTTCTGGAATTGGTAGCCCATCTCATAGATCTACCCTTTctgcctcctctggctcccagCTCTTTTCTTTTAGTAATTTTAGAAGTTACTCCATGTCATCGCTTCCTCAAAATTTTCCTCCTCGTGGACCCGCTAAAGCACAAAGTTCTAAATTATCATTTGACCTTGATGAGGTGGACCATTACTCTTCTCAAAAGATTTTGAAGAGTCAAAGAACAGGGATTGAAGATATTTTATCATTTCGGGGTGTGTCACTAGAGCGAGAAAGATTTTCTGTCCGTTGTGGATTAGAAGGGATCCATATCCCAGGACGAAGATGGAGGAGGAAACTTGAAATAATTAAACCTGTTGAGATTCATTCTTATTCTGCCAACTGTAATACAGATGACCTCCTTTGTGTTCTGATAAAG AATGTTTCTCCAGCACATATACCAGATATTGTAGTATACATAGATGCTATAACACTTGTTTTAGAAGAGGCTTCAAAAGGTGGACCACCTGCTTCCTTACCAATTGCATGTATTGAAGCGGGAGATGGCCATTGTTTGCCAAATCTAGCTCTCAG GAGGGGTGAAGAgcattcttttattttaaaaccagCTTCTTCTATATGGAAAGACCTCAAAATTTATGGAGGAAAGTCCAAGTCATCCACTTTGAAACCTTGTTTGAAGACTTCCGACAAAAAGGGGAGTACTTCAAATGTTCAGAAGTATGCAATTATGGTATCATGCCGCTGCAATTACAGCA AATCAAGATTGTTTTTAAAGCAGCCAACAAATTGGAGACCACGGGTTTTAAGGGATCTTATGATATCTGTCACATGCAAAATGTCCGGACAATATTCTAGACCCAATGAAAGAATCACCCAGCTTCCAGTTCAG GTCTTAACTCTTCAGGCATCAAATTTGACACCTGAAGATCTAACTATGACAGTTCTTGCCCCAGCCTCCTTTACCTCACCTCCATCTGTGGTATCCTTGAATTCTTATCCGACAGCACCATTGAGCCCATTTATTGGTTTTTCTGATCTTGAGGGGAAAGCAAGTAGCGAGAGGCACAATAATGCAGTGAAGAGATTCAGCTCAATGCCCACTGTATCAGAGAATCAGAAACAGAATGGTGACGCTAGGACTAGGATTACATCTTCCAATGAGCAGTTGACTACAATATCTAATTTCATTCCAACTTCCTATTGGGGATATACTCATCTCTGGCTGCAGAGTAGAGTACCATTAGG ATGTGTTCCTGCTCAATCTACGGCTACCATCAAGCTTGAGCTACTTCCATTAATTGATGGCATTATAACTTTGGACAGTTTACGGATTGATGTTAAGGAGAAAG GTCGTACATATATCCCAGAGCACTCACTGAAGATAAATGCAACTTCTAGTGTCTCCATAGCGATTATTTAG